One Euphorbia lathyris chromosome 1, ddEupLath1.1, whole genome shotgun sequence DNA segment encodes these proteins:
- the LOC136227906 gene encoding probable transcription factor At5g61620, translating to MVKEAGTRKCSHCGQNGHNSRTCNGIKNGLKLFGVTILEKQKQTIKKSLSLGNLDSLIDKNSQIVEDGYSSDGYIGSNRDSASHGKKKGNPWSEEEHRVFLAGLKKLGKGDWKGISKKYVRSRTPTQVASHAQKYFQRKASSSSSSDNKNRRSSLFDITLKDSVLASQKSPELPFITSSPQASDSSSALPLENTTEIPTNEETPVKIMNQFPHLWLNNYIAHPPIAAWGVPNYSGIPYMLPKPVPNIMNYENPMVAYSFMPYNCAANAPKPAHSSAIPTPESLLPLASSTTKKDSMELDLKIGPPPEPSQGQGASLATQDSGPISVL from the exons ATGGTGAAGGAAGCTGGTACAAGAAAGTGTTCTCATTGTGGCCAAAACGGCCATAACTCAAGAACTTGCAATGGGATTAAAAACGGATTGAAATTGTTTGGGGTTACAATTttggaaaaacaaaaacaaaccaTCAAAAAAAGTCTAAGCTTGGGCAATTTAGATTCTTTAATTGATAAAAACTCTCAAATTGTTGAAGATGGGTATTCGTCAGATGGATATATCGGTTCAAACAGAGACAGCGCAAGCCATGGAAAGAAAAAAG GAAACCCATGGAGTGAGGAGGAACACAGAGTATTTTTAGCAGGGCTGAAAAAACTAGGGAAAGGTGATTGGAAAGGGATATCAAAGAAGTATGTGAGGAGTAGGACACCAACACAAGTGGCTAGTCATGCACAGAAGTACTTTCAGAGAaaggcttcttcttcttcttcttctgataaCAAGAACAGAAGATCTAGTCTTTTTGATATCACCCTCAAAGATTCG GTTCTGGCATCCCAGAAATCCCCTGAATTGCCTTTTATCACTTCGTCTCCTCAG GCTTCTGACTCTTCTTCAGCTTTGCCATTGGAGAACACTACAGAGATCCCAACAAAT GAAGAAACTCCAGTAAAGATTATGAACCAATTTCCACACCTGTGGTTGAATAATTATATAGCTCACCCTCCAATTGCAGCTTGGGGAGTTCCAAATTATAGTGGGATACCTTATATGTTACCAAAACCAGTCCCAAATATTATGAATTATGAAAATCCAATGGTAGCATATTCTTTTATGCCTTATAACTGTGCTGCTAATGCACCCAAACCAGCACATTCTTCTGCTATTCCTACGCCAGAATCATTATTGCCTCTTGCTTCATCAACAACTAAGAAAGATAGTATGGAATTAGACCTGAAAATTGGACCACCTCCTGAACCTTCTCAAGGACAAGGAGCAAGTTTAGCAACTCAGGATTCTGGGCCAATTAGTGTCCTATGA
- the LOC136227113 gene encoding GTP-binding protein YPTM2: MNPEYDYLFKLLLIGDSGVGKSCLLLRFADDSYLDSYISTIGVDFKIRTVEQDGKTIKLQIWDTAGQERFRTITSSYYRGAHGIIIVYDVTDQESFNNVKQWLNEIDRYASENVNKLLVGNKSDLTANKAVSYETAKAFADEIGIPFMETSAKNASNVEQAFMAMAADIKNRMASQPAGANTRPPTVQIRGQPVNQKSGCCSS; this comes from the exons ATGAATCCTGAATA TGACTATCTGTTCAAGCTCTTGCTGATCGGGGATTCTGGAGTTGGAAAATCATGTCTTCTTCTGAGGTTTGCG GATGATtcatatctggacagttacatcaGCACAATCGGAGTTGATTTT AAAATTCGCACTGTGGAACAAGATGGGAAGACCATTAAACTTCAAATT TGGGATACTGCAGGACAAGAACGGTTCAGGACAATCACTAGTAGTTACTACCGTGGAGCACATGGCATTATA ATAGTTTATGATGTGACAGACCAAGAGAGTTTCAACAACGTTAAGCAATGGCTGAATGAAATTGATCGTTATGCAAGTGAAAATGTAAACAAGCTTCTAGTTGGGAATAAATCTGACCTTACAGCTAACAAAGCTGTTTCATACGAGACAGCTAAG GCATTTGCTGATGAAATTGGCATTCCATTCATGGAGACAAGTGCGAAAAATGCTTCCAACGTAGAGCAGGCTTTTATGGCCATGGCTGCTGACATCAAGAATAG GATGGCAAGCCAACCAGCAGGTGCCAATACGAGGCCCCCAACTGTGCAAATACGTGGACAACCTGTTAACCAGAAGTCTGGCTGCTGCTCATCGTAG